A portion of the Bifidobacterium lemurum genome contains these proteins:
- a CDS encoding FHA domain-containing protein, translated as MTEPIPSAGETTIIGLPAINIPITTNGDRPLTQEDLDTISKLSDGTALLISTRGAVSGSRYLLDEDEISVGRDPRADILLDDSTVSRAHAVFRRTGATFTVIDSGSLNGTYVNRQRVDQSTLRNGDEIMIGKFRLVFFTKSAVLS; from the coding sequence ATGACTGAACCGATTCCAAGCGCAGGCGAGACCACCATCATCGGGTTGCCCGCCATCAACATTCCCATCACCACCAACGGCGACCGGCCGCTGACCCAAGAGGACCTGGACACCATCTCCAAGCTGTCCGACGGCACGGCGCTGCTGATCTCCACCAGAGGAGCGGTGTCGGGCTCGCGGTATCTGTTGGACGAGGATGAGATCAGCGTCGGGCGCGACCCCCGCGCGGACATCCTGCTGGACGATTCGACCGTCTCCCGCGCCCATGCCGTGTTCCGCCGCACCGGCGCCACCTTCACGGTGATCGACTCGGGCAGCCTGAACGGCACGTATGTGAACCGTCAGCGCGTCGACCAGAGCACGTTGAGGAACGGCGACGAAATCATGATCGGCAAGTTCCGTCTCGTGTTCTTCACGAAATCCGCCGTTCTCTCCTGA
- a CDS encoding MerR family transcriptional regulator: MAEKSSGAEFRLHVPLERRENLNDGAIQGELFATADREDAKRGYRGTVASKVAGITYRQLDYWARKQIVEPSITPSHGSGSRRLYSFKDVVILAVSKKLLDAGVNLQNVTAAIGFLSQRTTSQLADVTIMCDGQRVHECTTSEQMVELLQSGTAVFGVSVGSLWRQIEEALEHEDYVDLELQPGSVAAGRPIDELTAMRMRRKLEAQRAQREAA; this comes from the coding sequence ATGGCCGAGAAGAGCTCCGGAGCCGAGTTCCGTCTGCATGTGCCGCTTGAACGGCGCGAGAACCTCAATGACGGCGCCATCCAAGGCGAACTGTTCGCCACCGCGGACAGGGAGGACGCCAAGCGCGGATACCGGGGGACAGTGGCGTCCAAAGTCGCCGGCATCACCTACCGCCAGCTGGACTATTGGGCGCGCAAGCAGATCGTCGAACCGTCGATCACCCCGTCCCACGGCTCCGGCTCGCGTCGGCTGTACTCCTTCAAGGACGTGGTGATTCTGGCGGTGTCCAAGAAGCTGTTGGATGCCGGCGTCAACCTGCAGAACGTGACGGCGGCCATCGGATTCCTCAGCCAACGCACCACCAGCCAACTCGCCGACGTCACCATCATGTGCGACGGCCAGCGGGTGCATGAGTGCACCACCAGCGAGCAGATGGTCGAGCTGCTGCAAAGCGGCACCGCGGTGTTCGGCGTGTCCGTCGGATCGTTGTGGCGTCAGATCGAAGAGGCGCTCGAACATGAGGATTACGTCGACTTGGAGCTCCAGCCGGGCTCCGTCGCGGCCGGTCGACCCATCGACGAACTGACCGCCATGCGCATGCGCAGGAAGCTCGAGGCCCAGCGCGCACAGCGCGAGGCCGCCTGA
- a CDS encoding DUF3841 domain-containing protein: MELWTFQPWDAVERSLKEYGRYVPNPALSPYIGVDEAIGAKDERDGMEMRRVFGSAYRWIRDEMDRRGIARPADALTPVWAWARWTTPQGEARIRPDRRYTGFRECSDDDLIRLDVPSDRVLLTDLDGWHAVINRCPVPPAALPDEKLDEWLDETEHWTREQVAETWYRVVVSPDDMMGAAHAMVQATFWEIRPKDVVEVQKGRRIGR; this comes from the coding sequence ATGGAGTTGTGGACCTTCCAACCATGGGACGCGGTCGAACGCTCCCTTAAGGAGTATGGACGATACGTTCCCAATCCGGCGCTGTCCCCATACATCGGCGTGGACGAGGCGATCGGCGCCAAGGATGAAAGGGACGGCATGGAGATGCGGCGCGTCTTCGGAAGCGCCTATCGGTGGATCAGGGACGAGATGGACCGTCGTGGCATCGCCCGCCCAGCCGACGCCCTCACGCCGGTCTGGGCGTGGGCGCGGTGGACCACACCCCAAGGCGAGGCCAGAATCCGTCCCGACCGCCGGTATACGGGGTTCCGCGAATGTTCCGACGATGATCTCATCCGACTCGACGTTCCGTCCGACCGCGTGCTGTTGACCGATCTGGACGGCTGGCACGCGGTCATCAACCGGTGTCCCGTCCCACCCGCCGCCCTGCCGGACGAGAAGCTGGACGAATGGCTCGACGAGACCGAGCATTGGACACGTGAACAGGTCGCGGAGACCTGGTATCGCGTGGTCGTGAGTCCGGATGACATGATGGGCGCCGCGCATGCGATGGTACAGGCGACGTTCTGGGAGATCCGTCCCAAGGACGTGGTGGAGGTTCAAAAGGGACGTCGAATCGGACGCTGA
- a CDS encoding HAD hydrolase-like protein — protein MNEHPKKVVLLDLDGTLTESAPGIIACVVKTFEELGYPVPDDAELKRFIGPAIIESLRRNHIPEDKLEDGIAIYRNYYANQNIFDDPMNPGNKVPGRLYNSVFDGIPEQLAALREDGYLLAIATCKPEYQALPICEHFHLTEQVDGIYGASMDNTRLHKDQVIRYCFDHIGFDAEAGDRALMVGDRWTDVDGAVACGLDCLGCAWGYAEGDELTQHGAYRIIEHVDQLRDAVSEYFG, from the coding sequence ATGAACGAACATCCGAAGAAAGTCGTGCTGCTGGATCTCGACGGCACGCTGACCGAATCGGCGCCGGGCATCATCGCCTGCGTGGTCAAAACCTTCGAGGAACTTGGATATCCCGTTCCCGACGACGCCGAACTGAAGCGTTTCATCGGTCCGGCGATCATCGAATCGCTGCGACGCAACCATATTCCAGAGGACAAGCTTGAAGACGGCATCGCCATCTACCGCAACTACTATGCCAATCAGAACATTTTCGACGATCCGATGAATCCGGGAAACAAGGTGCCCGGACGGCTTTACAACAGCGTGTTCGACGGCATTCCTGAACAGCTCGCGGCATTGCGCGAGGACGGATATCTGCTGGCCATCGCCACCTGCAAGCCCGAATATCAGGCGTTGCCGATCTGCGAGCATTTCCATCTGACCGAACAGGTCGATGGTATCTACGGCGCCAGCATGGACAACACGCGCCTGCACAAGGATCAGGTGATCCGGTACTGCTTCGACCACATCGGATTCGACGCCGAAGCCGGCGACCGCGCGCTGATGGTCGGCGACCGTTGGACCGACGTAGACGGTGCCGTCGCATGCGGGCTGGACTGTCTGGGCTGCGCTTGGGGCTACGCCGAAGGCGACGAACTCACGCAGCATGGCGCGTATCGCATCATCGAGCACGTGGACCAGTTGCGCGATGCGGTGAGCGAGTATTTCGGCTGA
- a CDS encoding RNA polymerase-binding protein RbpA encodes MAERSLRGMSIGAKSLESDDNVDFAARNDVAYVCPKGHRTILPFAEGAELPNEWECRCGAVARREGDDDANADDLAKPARTHWDMLLERRDVDELKVLLEKRLQMHRDGWIPDYE; translated from the coding sequence ATGGCTGAACGTAGCCTTCGAGGTATGAGCATCGGCGCGAAGTCGCTGGAGTCCGACGACAATGTGGATTTTGCGGCGCGCAACGACGTGGCGTATGTGTGTCCGAAGGGCCACCGTACGATTCTGCCCTTCGCGGAAGGCGCCGAACTTCCCAACGAATGGGAGTGCCGTTGCGGTGCGGTGGCCCGTCGCGAGGGCGACGATGACGCCAACGCCGACGATCTCGCCAAGCCGGCGCGTACCCACTGGGATATGCTGCTGGAACGCCGTGATGTGGACGAACTGAAGGTTCTGCTTGAGAAACGCCTGCAGATGCACCGGGACGGTTGGATTCCGGACTACGAGTAA